The sequence below is a genomic window from Acetivibrio clariflavus DSM 19732.
ATATTCAGCTCTAGTTGCTGTTAAGACACTAATTATTTTTTTCATTGCTCAATCAACTCATCTTGTTTATAATTTCTATTAGCGACTTTCCCCAATATTTCAAACCACTTCATAGGGCTGATCCCATTTCCAGGCCTTTTAACTGTTAAATTATCTTCCGAAAAAATTTCCCCTTTTAATATATCTCTTTTTGCTACAATGCTTTTACGTACAACAAGCATATTCTTTTTCTCTGCCTCTGATGGTCTTTTCACTCCATCTCCTAAAGCAGACTCAATATTTCTGATTGCATCTACCATTGCCTTCAGTTCATTCGGTTCCAAACTTGCCTTATGATCAGGTCCTTCCATACTCCGATCCAGTGTAAAGTGTTTTTCTATCACACTTGCTCCTAATGCAGCAGCCGCAATAGAAACTTCAATACCTTTTGTATGATCTGAATAACCAATACTAACGTTAAATTTCTCTTTAATGGATAACATTGCTTTTAAATTAACATCGCTATAAGATGTTGGATATTCAGTAGTACAATGAAGAACTGTTATATCATCTGCTCCATTTTCCTTCAGCACAGTGATAGCGCTCTCAATATCCTCCATCGTACTCATGCCTGTTGAAAGTATTACAGGCTTTTTCAGCTTCGCTATCTTTATCAAATATGGAAGATTTGATATGTCTCCCGATGGTATTTTCCATCGTTTCATACCAAGTTTATCTAAAAAGTCTATACTTTCAAAGTCAAAAGGCGTAGAAAGAAATTCTATTCCTCTATTTGAGCAGTACTCACTTAGTTCTAAAAAATCCTCAAAAGATAGTTCTAATTTCTTAAGCATATCTAGTTGAGTTTCCTTTGCATCCGTTTGTTTCTTTTGATAATCTGCTTTTGCTGTATTTTTCGAAACAAGGTTCTCAGGTACAAAAGTCTGAAACTTAACACAATCCGCTCCTGCTTCCTTTGCAGCATCTACCAGCTGTTTTGCCAACTTCAGACTACCATTATGATTTACACCGGCTTCAGCTATTATAAATATGCTCATAATTTTTTTACCTCCCTACAAGGGTTCCCAAATGCCATAACAGCCTCGCCTACATCTTTAACAACAACACTGCCCATACCAATAATCGAACTAGCTCCTATCTGAACTTGTTGTTTTACAGTAGCATTTGAACCAATATGTGAATGGTTTCCTACTTTTACTCCACCGCTTAAAACCGCTCCCGGGGCTATATGCACAAATTCTCCAATAATACAATCGTGTTCAACAATCGCTCCGGTATTAACAATTGAACAATTGTTTACTACAGCTCCTGCATTTACAATAGCATGTTTTCCAATAAAGACTCCACTTTCAATATGTGCATATTTACTAACGCATGCTGTAGAATCAATAATATTCGGTATTTTGAAGCCAATAATTTTTATATTATTATACAGTTTAATACGTAAAGCAGGATTACCGACACTTCCTAGAGTTATAAAAGCATATTGGTAGCCTTTGCTATAAATATCCAAAAGGTCATCATCACTTCCTATTATAGTTACCCCCATAATTTGCTTTCCTACATTTTCTTTCCTGTCAATAATCCCTATATCACAATATTCATTAGAATTAAGAAGGCTATCTAAAACGGATTTACAATGGCCTCCGCCACCAATTAAAAGAATTTTCTTATCCATTGCCTTCCAACCTTTTTCTCATCTCTTCCATGCCTTCAAATTGTCCCATATCTAACCAACTATTTCCGCTGATTGGATAAACTCCAATTTTCTCTCCATTAACTCTGTATTTTTCTATGATATCCGGAAAATCTATTACTTGACCCACTTCAATTTCTTCGATTACCCTAGGCTCAACAACATACATACCTGTATTGGTAAAAAAGGATAGTTCCGGCTTCTCCTTCATACTTTCAATTTCTCCGGTGCTGCTAATTTCAATAACACCATAAGGAATTTTAATATTTTTTAGTGAGCAAACCATTGTAATAAGGTTCTGTTCTTTTTTATGATAATTATAAATTTTTTCGTAATCTTCTTCTATCAAAATATCACAATTAGATAGCAAAAATGTCGAATTGACTTTACCCTTTAAAAGGCCTAATCCACCACCGGTACCCATAAATTCGTCTTCATCTACATAATCAATTTTGTAGTCTTTTTTAGTTTCACTAAAGTATGCCTTAATCATATTCTTCTTATGATTCACAACCAAATAAAATTGTTTGCTTCCGTAATAATAAAACTTGTTCATAATATGCTCTACTATTGGAATTTCACCAATTGGAATAAGAGGTTTCGGTAATATTTTTGTATAAGGGTATAATCTAGTTCCAAGGCCACCGGCCATAATGACCACAGGAACATCCAAATTTCTCTTTCTTCCGATTTCTTCATCATTTAAAAATACTATAGAAGTGATCTTTCCTTCATCATTCAAAATAGGCAATGCATCAATTGAATACTTTTTCATATACCTTTTTGCCAAGCTCTTATCTTTTTCACTAAGAAACTTAGGATTATAATTTGCTATTTGCCTAACTTTAGCATCAAGATTGCCTTTTTTAAGAATCCATCTTCTTATATCTCCATCAGTCAAAGCTGCAACTAAACTGCTATCTCTAGTTACAAAAAGTATTCTTTTAGCTACCTTGTCCAATGCTTCCATGGCCTCAATCATAGTAGCCTCTTCATTTATCAGGAAATCTTTTATATCCAATTATTTTCCCCCTTTCGTGAATATCTAAATCACTTCAGGACGCTTTAGGCATTCTATAACAAAATCAATATCTTCTTTTGTAAGATTAGAACTACAAGGAATATTCACCACGTGTTCCAAGTATAGGCGCGCCTTCTCAATCTTATATGTTTGACTACCTGCATATGGCTTTTGATCACTTATCAATCCCCAGATAGGTCTAGTTTGAATTTTCTCTGAGGCAAGGTACTTAATAATCTGGTCTCTATTCAGTAAATAACTTTTATCCACAAACAGTGCATAAAACCAATAGTTAGGTCTAATACTGTTTTTAAATCCTAAGATACTAAGTCCATTAATATCTGAAATTTTCTCTCTATAATATTCATAATTCTCTTTTTTTATTTGAATAAAATTCTCCAGCTGTTCAAGTTGAGCTAACCCAAGAGCAGCTTGTAAGTTAGTCATTCGGTAATTGTACCCAATCTCATCATGAATATAATATAACTCATCGATCTTTGCCTGAGTTGTAATATGTTTAGATTTGTTAAGTATTTTCTCATCGTTAGAAACAATCATCCCACCTCCACCGGTAGTTATAATCTTGTTTCCGTTAAATGAATAAACTCCAACATCCCCAATTGTCCCAGCATACTTGCCATTATATTTGCCCGATAAATAATAAGTGCCAATAGCCTCTGTTGCATCTTCAATAACTTTCAGGTTATATCTTTGAGCAACTTCCATTATACCTTCCATGTCTGCCATATTTCCAAATACATGTACTACCACTATTGCTTTAATACATTTATTAGTCTTGCTATTTATCAATTTCCCATCCAAAAATTTACATTCAACTTCGCAAAACTCTTTAAGCTTGTCCACATCTATTGTAAGAGAATCATCGCAATCCATAAATATCGGCTCTGCTCCAATATACTTTACTGGGTTTACTGCAGCTATAAAAGTTAGAGTTGGCACAATAACTTCATCATCTTTTGTAACACCGCAACTCAGAAGAGCAACATGCAATCCCGATGTTCCATTCTGACATGATACTGCCCCTTTTGAACCAACATATTCTGCTACTCGTGCTTCAAACTCATCTACATATGGGCCACTTGTTGATACCCATTCAGCTTTAATAGCATTAGCTACATAATCAAGTTCTCTTCCTTTTAAATTTGGTACAGACAAAGGTATGAATTTATTGCTCATTTAATATTTACACCTACGCTTTTTTAGTACTGAACTTTTTGACTTATACTTCAAATTATTTCATCTCGTTATAAGGTTAATTAATATTCCAGAATATAAATCTAAAATATCTACTTTCCATATATTAATTTTAGTAAATGCTTACTCATTTACTTATTCTTATTCATCTCCAGTTGGGAAATTAAGTCTTACAAATATTTATACTCATTCACTAATATATATCCAAACTTAATATATTTAAATCGTATATCTTAATAAAATTGACATACTAAACAATTGCATTTAAATATTATATATATCAGTTTTATATTTATTCAGGTTGTTTTTAAAGAAATCTATAGTTTCAGCAAGACCTTCTTTCAATGAATACTTAGGCTCCCATTTTGTAAGTCTTTTAATTTTTTCATTTGATCCTAAAAGTCTATTAACTTCACTCTTTTCAGGCCTAATTCTTTGCTCGTCACATATTATTCTTGCATTTGGATTAATTTGTCTGATCAATTCTTCTGCCAATTCACCAATAGAAATTTCCTTTTGAGTAGCTATATTTATTTCTTCACCAATAGTTTTATCCGATTTAGCTATTTCAATAAACCCTTGAACTGTATCCTTAACATAGTTGAAATCTCTTGTCGGAGTTAACGAACCAAGTTTTATAACTTCTTTTCCATCAAGCAATTGAGTAATTATTGTAGGTATTACAGCTCTTGCTGACTGCCTAGGTCCATATGTATTAAAAGGGCGGACTATTGAAATTGGAACATTGAAACTTCGATAAAAAGATTCTGCCAATCTGTCAGCCCCAATTTTTGAAGCAGAATATGGAGATTGTCCTTGAAAAGGATGCTTTTCATCAATTGGTACATATTGAGCCGTCCCGTAAACTTCTGAAGTTGAAGTAATCAATACTCTGCCGGTATTAAATTCACGTGCTGCTTGCAAAACATTCAAAGTACCTTTAATATTAGTATCTACATAAGAGTCAGGCGAATGATAACTAAAAGGGATTGCTATTAATGCAGCTAAATGATAAACTTCATCTATATTTCTCATCGCTTCCCTCACACCATTAGGGTCCCTTATATCTCCAGCAAAAACTTCAACCTCACCCATAATTTCTTTAGGCAATGAGTCCAACCATCCCCAAGTATTAAATGAATTATAGTATACAAACGCTCTTACATTATATCCTTGTTTTACTAATTCTTCGGTCAAGTGACTTCCAATAAAACCATCAGCACCAGTCACAAGAACTTTTTTCATAATAATTCTCCTAACGATATTTTTTTAATAATTCTATTAACAACACATTTATAATTATTTTAATGCTTATTATATAATATTTTAGTACCTATTATACATTTTTTAATATGGGTATTTATAAAATCTATTTTAACACTATTCATAATAAAAAAAATATAAGATAAAATAAAAACTTTTTATTTAATCTTTTAGTCTTTAAGCTTATTAAAAAATAATGCAAATATACTTTTATAATTATAATATAATCCATCCTACCTATGCAACATGGACACGACAAATAAATATGTCACACTTATAGATTTTAAGTAAAGGTAATAGTTTATTATCTCAAAACTTGTGTTATTTGACAGTCGAATAAAGAAAAACTGAAAACCTTGATAATAATTTTATGGGCACTCCTAAAGGACTGCCCATTTTAATTGATTCTTTTTAGTTGCCGTTTTCAACTTTTTTGTAAGTTGGTACAATTAACTTTATATAATCTGATATTCCTTCCGGATTATTTGTAATTATCTCCTTAAGGCAATCCAACTCTCTTTTTAAAAGAGCTAAATCGGTGTGAATGGGCTTGGCCACATATATCTTATTATTCTTAGTTGCTTCAAGCCCTTCTTCTTTAAGAAGCAATTCTTCATAAAGTTTTTCTCCCGGTCTAAGCCCGGTATACTCAATATTAATATCTATATCCGGTTCATATCCCGACAGTTTTATTAAATTTCTTGCCAGATCCACAATTTTAACCGGCTCTCCCATATCAAGAACAAATATCTCTCCGCCTTTTGCCATAGCACCGGCTTGTATAACCAGCTGAACCGCCTCAGGTATGGTCATAAAAAATCTTGTAACTTCCGGATGCGTTACTGTAACCGGTCCTCCCTGTTCAATTTGCTTTTTGAATAATGGTACTACACTTCCGTTGCTTCCTAAAACATTTCCAAATCTTACTGCAACAAATTCGGTCTTACTATTACGATTTAATGCTTGAATTATCATCTCGGCAATCCTCTTTGTGGCTCCCATTATATTGGTTGGATTAACTGCTTTGTCTGTAGAAATTAGCACAAACCTTTTTACACCATACTTGTCCGCACATTCAGCCACATTAAGAGTGCCAAACACGTTATTTTTAATAGCCTCAGTAGGATTAGCCTCCATAAGCGGAACATGTTTATGGGCTGCAGCATGGAATACTACATCTGGCTTATACATTCTAAAAATACTTTCCATTCTTTGTTTCTCTCTTATATTTGCAATTATCGTACAAAGTTCTAATCCTGGCTTATTATGCAATAATTCATTTTGGATGTCATAGGCATTATTTTCATAGTTATCTAAAATAATCAGCTTTTTAGGTTCAAATTCAGCAATCTGTCTACAAAGTTCAGAACCGATTGAACCACCACCACCGGTTACTAAAACAACCTGACCTTTTATATAAGAAGCCACCTCATTTACATCAAGGTTTACCGGTTCCCGTCCAAGTAAGTCTTCTATATTAACATTTCTTACCTTCTGCATTACTACCGATTCATCAATAAGTTGTGAAACTGACGGTAATATTTTTACCTTGCATTGTGTTTTTGAACATTCTGCAAATATCTCATTTATATCTTTTCTGCTTGCAGACGGAACGGCAATTATTATCTCATCAATTTGCTTTTTTTCAACTACTGTTGCAATGTCTTTCCTCTGTCCTACTATAGGTACCCCGTTTATTTTCTTCCCCTGTTTAAATATATCATCGTCAATTATAGCCACCGGTGTACTCTTTAGTTCAGGATGTATTTTCATTTCCTTCACAATTATGGCACCTGCCTCACCGGCACCAAATATCAACACTCTCTTTGAGTTTTTTATACGTATTATTTCTCCCTTCACTACCCTCCTAAAAATACGGTATGCAAACCTTACACTTGCTATAAAAAATATATCCGTGAGCATACAAATTGGAAATATACTTCTTGGTACACGAGTCTTAGACAGGAACGCATAAGATATCATTATTGAATTACTTACAAAAGATGCGCCTACTATTAATCCCATCTCATATATTCCTGCATACTTCCAAAGACTGTTATACAATTTAAATGCTATGAATGTAATAATTTTAACAATAGATGATACTATTAGAAGTCTAACTATAAACTGCGAGTGCCATACTGGTATATTTTTGTAACTAAAATCAAACCTTAGCAAATATGCCAAAATCAACGAAAAATTAATCAACACTATATCAAATATAATTAATGCATTTGTTCTTATTCTTTGCCTCATAGCTAACCCCCTAGCTAATTAGGTACTTATTAAACTTAACCTAATTATCGTATAATTTCAGCTTTCTTCGCATATTTCTATAGACCTGAACATTAATAAAAATCTCCATTTAGTTTTATTTCACAATAGCAGGCTATCAAATACTGCATCCTTTCTTCCACAACAGCAGTATACCATTTGTTCTTAATCATTTCCACTTACATTTGTTGTTTTATTTACCTTTTCCTGAATTTGAAACATATTCATTTATCACACACAATGTTTTACTATTTTTTCTTCAGCTTAAACTAAATTATCTATCTTATCAAGATAATACCCTTTAGGTATAATAATCTATATTTAAATTTCTCTAATTATACTTTTTAATTTATTGTACAAGTAAAAATAAGATAACTTTCTTCTTTTGTAACACTTGCTACAATCCGCTTGCACTCTTCTATAATCTCAGTAAATCATTATTAATCATCTTGGTTTGTCTTAAAGGTGAAATATAGGGTAAAGTAATGATTATTACAAGAAAATAGAGTACTAAAAATTCAACCCTTTAGCCTCTATATATTATTTCATCTTCAACCCTATGGATTCGCTGCTTTATAACTTCATCTCCATCATAATAAGCTTTTTCAACCACGTTTGCAAGCTGCCTTCATAATTAATTTCTTTTCAGCAATGATAAAGGTTTGTATTTCTTTTCAAACTCTATTCGATTTAATCCGATATAGATCCATATCTCTTCTCTGCTCATTTTCTCTATGAATAAAAGACTTATTTACAATATCTACACTTTTGGACGTTTATATTTATTAATAAAAGCAGTACTTAAACTGATTATATCTGATAGCTCTTGTCTATAACCAATTATTATTATAGCATTTAAAATAAATACTGCAAACAGCTCAAAAATATACTCTTCAGCAAAAAAATAATTTGAACATGCTAAAACTAGTATTAATAATATGGATATAAAAGTTCTTCTAGGGTCTTTTATAGTTCTATAGTATTTTTGTCCTATAATTGTAGAAATCACAAGTTGTACAAAAGCTGACAACATTGAAGCAATTGCAACTCCAACTGTACCGAAACAGTTCACAAAAATACAGCCAAACACTAAATTTACAGCAGTTGAAAGCAAAAAAATTCCTAAAGTTGTTTGAGACTTTTTAGCAATTGATATTCCATAGGAAGTAGTTTCAGATATCAAATTAAACAAAGGATAAACTAAAACTAACGTAAAAAAATACCTACTTTGATGAAATTTAATTCCTATTAACCCATACAACAAATTCTGAAAAACAATAAAAAAACTTAAAATAAACACAACTAACAAAACAACGTAATCATGGATTTTGATAATTTTTGAGCGCTCCGTTTTATAATTTGCATACATAAATGAAGCCCAATAAGTCTTAAACCCATTTAGAACTACTCCTAAAGCTCCGACAAAAAAAGCAGTTGATGAATAAATGCCTAACTCATAATCTCCTAAGTTGTTTTTAATAATCATTTGAGGAAAAAAACTATTTAAATATATCAAAATAACCGTAGGCCATGAAAATATAGCATATTTAAAAACCTCTGAAAAACCTTGCATCGACCAATTAATTTTAGAGGGCAATACTGATTTTTTTTGTATTTTAAAATATATTATCGAAAGCACAAAAACACCAATTGTATTAAAAATAATAACAGTTTCAAGTTTGGGGTTAAATAAAGCAGCTGTTATTACAAAGATTTTTGTAAAAAATTGCACCAATATACTTTGTATTGTATATCTTCTTGCATCATTACTTATTCTATATGCTATGGAAAAAAAATTTAATATTGCAAGAGACATTGTATTTATACAAAGTAATATAACGGCAAGTAAACTGACTTTGCCAAATAACAAAACCGAAATATCCTTGTAAAAGAACGGAACAACAAAAACTATAATTCCAAGCAAAAACAGTACGGGCAAACTCATACATTTTGCCATTAACTGCTTTTCATCGTATCCTTTAGGCGGCTCATTATAGAATCTTAAAAAACCGCTATCCAGCCCTAAACATATTATTCCCATAAATAAACTTGAAGCGCTATTGTACATATTGATACTTCCATACATCTCAGGAGAAAATATTCTTGTAGTAATAATAACAGACAAAATACTTATAAAAAAATTAACCCATGAGGAAATGGAAAACTTAAATATTGATTTAATAAAACTTGTATCCGAAACCCCCATATTAAGCCCCCAAGTTCTCTCTTTTTGTATTTTTTTCAAGCTCTAGCATATATCTCTGAAATTCATCTACTTTAAAGTTTTCAAAAAAAATCGTAGTAATAGGTTTATTCATGTTAATATCCAAAATATCTTCCGGTGTATCTAGTAGCCTTGTGTTTGGATGACTAAATAAATCTTGAATGCAATAACTCATTTCATCTCTTATTATTCCCAGATTACATCCATGTTGAATAGCTTCATATCCGCAAGTTGATGCCAATAAAATAACTTCCTTGCTCCTGGCAAATAACTCATTAACAGTGACTTCATTATAATACACGTTTACATTTTTATATGCACTATATTTCTGTCGTATTGCTTGCACTTCATTTTTTTGATTAGGATGAAGTTTTAAATTAATTTTAGCTTCTGGCCTGTGCTTAAGAAAATAATCCAAATACACTTCAATTTTCTTCTGATATATATCTGCAGAAATAAAAGTTATTTCATCCCTATCCCCATTTACAGGAGGCAAAAAAGTATAATAGTGGGAATTCCCCATAGGATAAACTCTCTTAACAGGATAATTAACATTTTTTATCCAATATTCAGAAAAAACAAAAAAATCATCCGGAACAATAAATTCATTATTTTTATACTTTTCAATTCCATCCGGATATGAATAAGCAGGATGACAATAATTGATTAATCCATGTTGAAATTCAATTACAGGAATATTCATCTCTTTGCCTACATACACTATAGCTTTTTGAATTCCGTTTAGGACAAAAAATATAGCCTGAGGCCTTAGCTTCTTAAATAACCATCTATAGTAGTTTCTTTCTGCCCTAAAATAAGCTATCTTTACTTTTATAAATTTATCTAAGTGAACATCCACTCCAAAAGTATCTTTTACTATGCTGTCAATATTATATCTATCTTTACTCTTACTCAAAGTATAATAAATTTTTCTATATATCGATAGAGCAAGATTGTTAAAGGAAATACCATCTTTATGCTTATTAAAGCTTTCAATTACAAAACAATCATCACCTATTAATTTCATATAATCATTCGATATAATATCTACTTCTTCTCCATTAATATAATTTCTACTACTTCTATAAACTAAATACTTCCTTTTACCACTATTCCTAATCAAGTACCTTAAGTCATTAATTAAAAAGAATAATCCGCCTAAAACTTTTAACAAAAAATTCCTGGATTTTATATTACTAACATCGGCATCTTTTTCTCCTTGTATACTTCTATATATGAAAAAAAACACATCATACCTAACAATATCCCAAAAGTAAATATTATCAGATGTCTTTAATTCAAACAATTTGGCTTCCATTTCCATATGATGAAATACTTTTGTGTATTCCACAATATTCATTACTTATATACCTCCCTAATAATTTTTAGTTTTTCGTACTCATACTCACTCAATCATAGTTTTTCATCTTTTTCAAAACAAGCTATATGGACAGATATTGTATTACTATATAATTATGGATGACAATGTGTATCCCAATGAAACTGCGTCTTTTTTCAGTATCACGGCCATGGATATCCACATATACTCCAGCAACAAACCTCCCAAATCTAACTGGGTCAATGCCCTTA
It includes:
- the neuB gene encoding N-acetylneuraminate synthase; translated protein: MSIFIIAEAGVNHNGSLKLAKQLVDAAKEAGADCVKFQTFVPENLVSKNTAKADYQKKQTDAKETQLDMLKKLELSFEDFLELSEYCSNRGIEFLSTPFDFESIDFLDKLGMKRWKIPSGDISNLPYLIKIAKLKKPVILSTGMSTMEDIESAITVLKENGADDITVLHCTTEYPTSYSDVNLKAMLSIKEKFNVSIGYSDHTKGIEVSIAAAALGASVIEKHFTLDRSMEGPDHKASLEPNELKAMVDAIRNIESALGDGVKRPSEAEKKNMLVVRKSIVAKRDILKGEIFSEDNLTVKRPGNGISPMKWFEILGKVANRNYKQDELIEQ
- a CDS encoding acetyltransferase, which encodes MDKKILLIGGGGHCKSVLDSLLNSNEYCDIGIIDRKENVGKQIMGVTIIGSDDDLLDIYSKGYQYAFITLGSVGNPALRIKLYNNIKIIGFKIPNIIDSTACVSKYAHIESGVFIGKHAIVNAGAVVNNCSIVNTGAIVEHDCIIGEFVHIAPGAVLSGGVKVGNHSHIGSNATVKQQVQIGASSIIGMGSVVVKDVGEAVMAFGNPCREVKKL
- a CDS encoding sugar phosphate nucleotidyltransferase; this translates as MDIKDFLINEEATMIEAMEALDKVAKRILFVTRDSSLVAALTDGDIRRWILKKGNLDAKVRQIANYNPKFLSEKDKSLAKRYMKKYSIDALPILNDEGKITSIVFLNDEEIGRKRNLDVPVVIMAGGLGTRLYPYTKILPKPLIPIGEIPIVEHIMNKFYYYGSKQFYLVVNHKKNMIKAYFSETKKDYKIDYVDEDEFMGTGGGLGLLKGKVNSTFLLSNCDILIEEDYEKIYNYHKKEQNLITMVCSLKNIKIPYGVIEISSTGEIESMKEKPELSFFTNTGMYVVEPRVIEEIEVGQVIDFPDIIEKYRVNGEKIGVYPISGNSWLDMGQFEGMEEMRKRLEGNG
- a CDS encoding LegC family aminotransferase, giving the protein MSNKFIPLSVPNLKGRELDYVANAIKAEWVSTSGPYVDEFEARVAEYVGSKGAVSCQNGTSGLHVALLSCGVTKDDEVIVPTLTFIAAVNPVKYIGAEPIFMDCDDSLTIDVDKLKEFCEVECKFLDGKLINSKTNKCIKAIVVVHVFGNMADMEGIMEVAQRYNLKVIEDATEAIGTYYLSGKYNGKYAGTIGDVGVYSFNGNKIITTGGGGMIVSNDEKILNKSKHITTQAKIDELYYIHDEIGYNYRMTNLQAALGLAQLEQLENFIQIKKENYEYYREKISDINGLSILGFKNSIRPNYWFYALFVDKSYLLNRDQIIKYLASEKIQTRPIWGLISDQKPYAGSQTYKIEKARLYLEHVVNIPCSSNLTKEDIDFVIECLKRPEVI
- a CDS encoding NAD-dependent 4,6-dehydratase LegB; protein product: MKKVLVTGADGFIGSHLTEELVKQGYNVRAFVYYNSFNTWGWLDSLPKEIMGEVEVFAGDIRDPNGVREAMRNIDEVYHLAALIAIPFSYHSPDSYVDTNIKGTLNVLQAAREFNTGRVLITSTSEVYGTAQYVPIDEKHPFQGQSPYSASKIGADRLAESFYRSFNVPISIVRPFNTYGPRQSARAVIPTIITQLLDGKEVIKLGSLTPTRDFNYVKDTVQGFIEIAKSDKTIGEEINIATQKEISIGELAEELIRQINPNARIICDEQRIRPEKSEVNRLLGSNEKIKRLTKWEPKYSLKEGLAETIDFFKNNLNKYKTDIYNI
- a CDS encoding polysaccharide biosynthesis protein, encoding MRQRIRTNALIIFDIVLINFSLILAYLLRFDFSYKNIPVWHSQFIVRLLIVSSIVKIITFIAFKLYNSLWKYAGIYEMGLIVGASFVSNSIMISYAFLSKTRVPRSIFPICMLTDIFFIASVRFAYRIFRRVVKGEIIRIKNSKRVLIFGAGEAGAIIVKEMKIHPELKSTPVAIIDDDIFKQGKKINGVPIVGQRKDIATVVEKKQIDEIIIAVPSASRKDINEIFAECSKTQCKVKILPSVSQLIDESVVMQKVRNVNIEDLLGREPVNLDVNEVASYIKGQVVLVTGGGGSIGSELCRQIAEFEPKKLIILDNYENNAYDIQNELLHNKPGLELCTIIANIREKQRMESIFRMYKPDVVFHAAAHKHVPLMEANPTEAIKNNVFGTLNVAECADKYGVKRFVLISTDKAVNPTNIMGATKRIAEMIIQALNRNSKTEFVAVRFGNVLGSNGSVVPLFKKQIEQGGPVTVTHPEVTRFFMTIPEAVQLVIQAGAMAKGGEIFVLDMGEPVKIVDLARNLIKLSGYEPDIDINIEYTGLRPGEKLYEELLLKEEGLEATKNNKIYVAKPIHTDLALLKRELDCLKEIITNNPEGISDYIKLIVPTYKKVENGN
- a CDS encoding lipopolysaccharide biosynthesis protein translates to MGVSDTSFIKSIFKFSISSWVNFFISILSVIITTRIFSPEMYGSINMYNSASSLFMGIICLGLDSGFLRFYNEPPKGYDEKQLMAKCMSLPVLFLLGIIVFVVPFFYKDISVLLFGKVSLLAVILLCINTMSLAILNFFSIAYRISNDARRYTIQSILVQFFTKIFVITAALFNPKLETVIIFNTIGVFVLSIIYFKIQKKSVLPSKINWSMQGFSEVFKYAIFSWPTVILIYLNSFFPQMIIKNNLGDYELGIYSSTAFFVGALGVVLNGFKTYWASFMYANYKTERSKIIKIHDYVVLLVVFILSFFIVFQNLLYGLIGIKFHQSRYFFTLVLVYPLFNLISETTSYGISIAKKSQTTLGIFLLSTAVNLVFGCIFVNCFGTVGVAIASMLSAFVQLVISTIIGQKYYRTIKDPRRTFISILLILVLACSNYFFAEEYIFELFAVFILNAIIIIGYRQELSDIISLSTAFINKYKRPKV
- a CDS encoding capsular polysaccharide biosynthesis protein, translated to MNIVEYTKVFHHMEMEAKLFELKTSDNIYFWDIVRYDVFFFIYRSIQGEKDADVSNIKSRNFLLKVLGGLFFLINDLRYLIRNSGKRKYLVYRSSRNYINGEEVDIISNDYMKLIGDDCFVIESFNKHKDGISFNNLALSIYRKIYYTLSKSKDRYNIDSIVKDTFGVDVHLDKFIKVKIAYFRAERNYYRWLFKKLRPQAIFFVLNGIQKAIVYVGKEMNIPVIEFQHGLINYCHPAYSYPDGIEKYKNNEFIVPDDFFVFSEYWIKNVNYPVKRVYPMGNSHYYTFLPPVNGDRDEITFISADIYQKKIEVYLDYFLKHRPEAKINLKLHPNQKNEVQAIRQKYSAYKNVNVYYNEVTVNELFARSKEVILLASTCGYEAIQHGCNLGIIRDEMSYCIQDLFSHPNTRLLDTPEDILDINMNKPITTIFFENFKVDEFQRYMLELEKNTKRENLGA